The following nucleotide sequence is from Chromobacterium rhizoryzae.
TTACCGGCAGGCCACCAATACCTCGATCAGCTGGAAAGACTACACGCTGGCCAGCGCGACGGCGAACCAGAGCTGCTCGACGCAGTACGGCTCGATCAGCTCCACCGCCGGCAAGTTGGGCTGGTACGAGGATTTGAACATCAGCGGCGAGCGGGTGGTGGGGATGCTGAACTATTATTCGAAGACGCTGGAATATCAGACCTATATCCCTTCTTCGGATACCAGCGATATTTGCACGCCCAAGGACGCCGCCTATATTCTGCGGGTGCAGTACGATAACGGCGGCGCCGGGATCAAGCCCAAGCTGGCGGACACCGTGGCGCAGACGACGGACTCCTCCGGCAACTACAAGCCCATCATCGGCAAGCAGATGGGCGGCTCGTTGGGCACCACCGATTTTGTCCTGAGCGGCAAGGTCTACTCGCTGTCCAGCAGCACCACGGGCAGCACCTCGATCACGGGCTGGAACTTGGGGCGTAGCTGGAAGCGCGTCACCTGGCGCGAACTGACCAATAACTGAGGATGGGGAATGGGATATCGCAGCAAAGCGGCGCGGCGGACACATCGCGGCTTCACCTTGATAGAGCTGATTGTCGTGGTGGCCATTATCGGCATTTTGGTCAGCATCGCCTTGCCGTCGTACACCAACTACGTGCAACGCACCTATCGGGCCGAAGTGCAGACCGAGCTGCAAGCCATCGCCCAGGCGCAGGAAAAATACTTCACGCTGAATAATGCTTATGCCTCCTCGCTGACCGCGCTGAGCTACGCCTCCTCCAGCATTAGCAGCCAGGACAACCGCTACACCATCACCATGGGCGATCTGAGCGCCTCCGCCACATTGGCCAACGGCCAGGGCTATACCTTGCAGGCGGCCCCGGCCGGCGGGCAGGTGGGAGAGAGCTGCGGCACGCTGAGCCTCAATAGCCTGGGCAGCAAGAGCGCTGCCAGCGGCACCGTCAGCAATTGCTGGCGCTGAGGGCGAAACGAGACAGCCGCGGACCGGAGTCCGCGGCTTGGCTAGCGGCAGCGGTGGGGGGCTGTGGTATCCTTCGCAACTTGATGTCCATGGGAGCGTGGCCGCCCATGGACGATTGCCGAGTTTGAAGGAAGCCGATGTCCTACCCGACACCTTTGTTCGAAAATAAAATCTGCACTCAGGAACAGCTGGCGGACAAGCTGGCGGCCTTGCCGCGCCCCATCGTCTTCACCAATGGCTGCTTCGATATCCTGCACCGCGGGCATGTGACCTATCTCGCGCAGGCGCGCGCCTTGGGAGCCAGCCTGGTGCTGGGTTTGAACACCGACGCCTCGGTGCGCCGTCTGGGCAAGGGCGACGACCGGCCCATCAATCATCAGGACAACCGCGCGGCGGTATTGGCCGCCTTGGAAAGCGTCAGCCTGGTGATCTGTTTCGACGAAGACACCCCGGCGCAGCTGATAGAGCAGGTGCGTCCCGATGTGCTGGTCAAGGGCGGCGACTGGACGCCGGACAAGATCGTCGGCAGCGCCGAGACGCTAGCGCGCGGCGGCCAGGTGCACTCCATTCCCTTCCTGTTCGACACCTCCACCACCTCCACCTTGAATAAGATTCGGGGCAGCGAGGCCGGCCGGTGAGCGAACACGCTTTCGCGGTGCTGCGCCGTCTCGCCGACGGCCGTTTCCATTCCGGCGAAGACATCGCCGGCGAACTGGGCTGTTCCCGCACCCTGGTCTGGCAGGCGGTGCACGCCATCCAGCAAGACCTGGGCGTCACCGTATTCAGCGTGCGCGGGCAGGGCTATCGCTTGGAAGCGCCGTTTGAATGGCTGGACGTGTCGGCCATCCGCGACGGCCTGAGCGAGGCGGCGGCGGATACCTTCACGCTGGCGGTGGCGGAGCGCACCGACTCCACCAATTCCCAGCTGCTGGCGCGCGCCGCCAGCGGCGGCCTGCACGGCCTGGTGTTGGCGACGGAGCTGCAAACCGCCGGCCGCGGGCGCTTGGGGCGGCGCTGGCAGGCGCGGTTGGGCTCGGGCCTGACGTTCTCCCTGCTGTGGCGCTTCGACCGCGGCCTGTCCCAATTGGCCGGCCTGTCCCTGGCGGTAGGGGTGGCCTTGGCTCGGACGCTGCGGCGGCTGGGCGCGCCGGTGGCCTTGAAGTGGCCGAACGATGTGTTGTTGAACGAGCGCAAGTTGGCCGGCATCCTGATAGAACTGTCCGGCGACGCGCTGGGCCCGACCGCGGTGGTGATCGGCATCGGCATGAATGTGGGCGAACCGGGCGAAGTGGATCAGCCGGTGGCCTGTTTGGCCGAGGCGGGCGTCAAGCTGGCGCGCAGCGCGTTGCTGGCGGAGCTGCTGAACGAACTGCACCGGGTGCTGAGCGATTTCGACCGTCATGGCTTCGTGCCCTTGCGGCAGGAGTGGATGAGCTTGTCCGCGCATCAGGACGCGCCGGTCTGCCTGAGTTTTTCCCATGGCGAGCCGGTGCAGGGCGTGGCGCGCGGCGTGGCCGAGAGCGGCGCCCTGCTGGTGGACACCGCCGACGGCGTGAAGACGTATCACGCCGGCGAGGTCAGTTTGAGGAAACTGGCATGAAGTTGTTGATCGACGCCGGTAATAGCCGGGTCAAATGGGCGGTGCATGATGGCCGTGACTGGCTGGTGCAGGGCGCGGTGGAGCACGGCGACATCGCCAGCCTGGCTGAAGTCTGGCGACAATGGCCGATCACGGCCGCCTGGGGCGCGTCGGTGGCGCGGGCGGAGGCGGCGCAAGCCTTGGAGGCGGCAACGCCCTGTCCCTTGCGATGGGTGCGGGCGGAAGCCGGTTTCGGCGGTGTGCGCAACGCCTACCGCAACCCGGCCGAGCAAGGGGCCGACCGCTGGCTGGCGGTGCTGGCCGCGCGGCAACTGCATAGGGACGACTTGATCGTGGCCTGCGCCGGCACCGCGCTGACCGTGGAGGCCTTGACGGCCGAGGGTGATTATCTGGGCGGGCTGATCGTGCCCGGGCTGAAGCTGATGTTGAGCAGCCTGGCGCGCAACACCGCCAATCTGGACCGTTCCGCCGGCGTGGTGACGCCGTTCCCGCAAGGCACGGAAGACGCCTTGGCCAGCGGCGCGGTGTACGCGCTGACCGGCGCGGTGGAAACGCAGCGTCGGCAATTGCAGGCGCATACCGGACGCGCTCCGGTGCGGGTGCTGTTGACCGGCGGCGACGCGGCGCGCTTGGCGCCTTGGCTCGCCGGGCCGGTCGAGATCGTGGATAATCTGGTGTTATTGGGCTTATTAAGAGTGGCCGACGAAAAATGAAGTGGTTTCTAGCCTTGGTCGTGGTGCTGAATTTGCTGGTGGCGATGTATGGCTCGTTCAAACAGCGTCCGCCGGCGGACGTGCGGGCGCAGGAAGTGAGCCCGGAACTGGTCAAGCTGCTACCGGCCAATTGGAAGCCGAACGCCTCCGCGCCGGCCGCGTCCGCCCCGGCGGCGGAGCCGCTGCGCGAATCTTCCGCGCCCAAAGCGGACAAGCCGGCCGCGGCCAAGCCTAAGGCCCAGGAAGCGTCTGCGCCGAAAACAGCGGCCGCCAAGGCGGAGGTCGCCAAAACGGAGACCGCCAAGCCGGAGCCCAAGGCCGAAACGGCCAAGCCGGCGGAAGCCGTCGCGGCCTGCCTGCAATGGGGGCCGCTGGACGACAAGCTGCTGGCCAGGGTCAAGGGCGGCGTGCCGCAGCTCAAGCTCAAGGCCGGCCAGCTGAGCGAGGCCAGCAAGGAAGAAACCGCCGGCGGCGGGCGCTTCTGGGTCTATTATCCGCCGCTGGCCACCCAGGCGGAGACGTCGACGCTGTCGTCGGAACTGAAGGGCAAGGGCTTTGACAACTACATCGTCAAGAACGACGACTTCAAAGGCCATCTGTCGCTGGGCCTGTTCGGCAAGGAAGACGCGGCCAAGGGTCTGGCCGCGCGGCTGAAGGCGGCCGGCTACGACAAGGCGCTGGTGCAGCAGAAGGGGCAGAAGGCGAGCAAGACCACGCTCAGCTTCAAGACGCTGGACGCGCAGCAGGCCGACAAGCTCAAGGGGCTGCAAAAGCGGCTGACGCCGGGAATCGGCCTGAAATCCTGCGGATGAGACGGATAGTCTTGATCTGACCGCTTGCCAGCGCCGGCGCGGCGATGCACTATCAAGCATCGCCCCAAGCGGGCGCAGGCGCAGGTCTTCATTTCTCCGATGACGGCGGCCTCTGGCCGCCGTTGTTCATTCTGTCAGCAGGATATGTCCAGACGAAGCAACATCACCCGGCTGTTGGACCGGGGCCGTTTCAATGACCGCACCTTGCGGCATTTGGGATGGTCCATGGCCTTCATCGCCGGCGCGCTCAACGCCGGCGGTTTTCTCGCCGTGCACCGCTATACCTCGCACATGTCCGGCATCGTGTCCGGCATGGCTGACGAGTTCGCGCTGGGCGAGGTGACGCTGGGCCTGTCCTTGCTGGTGATGCTGCTGTGCTTCATCGCCGGCGCCATGCACAGTTCCTGGCTGATTCTGTGGGCGCGCCGGCAGCGTCTGCGCGGCGGTTACGGCGTGTCCATGATGGAAGAGGCCGGCCTGCTGCTGCTGTTTGGCCTGCTGGGGGCCGCGCTGTCCTTACACAAGGGCTTTTTCACCCCGCTGACCGTGATGCTGCTCTGCTTCATCATGGGCATGCACAACACCATCGTCACCAAGCTGTCCGGCGGCCTGTTGCGCAGCACCCACATGACCGGCATCGCCACCGACATCGGCATCGAGCTGGCCAAGCTCAGCTACTACGGCCGGGAAAGCATGCCCAAGGTCAAGGACGTGCGCGCCAACCGCGTCAAGCTGCGCACCTATCTGCTGATCCTGCTGTCGTTTTTCGGCGGCGGCGTGGTGGGCGCGCTGGGCTTCAAGCATATGGGATACAGCTTCACCCTGCCGCTGGCGCTGCTCTTGTTTCTGCTGGGGCTGCGCCCGGTCTGGTACGACGTGAGACTGCGTTTTCGGCTGTGGCGCATCCAGCTGGAAAGCCATTGATTCGATTGGCTCTTGTGCGTGCGCGCGCATCGCGGCAAACTTCGGGGTTCCGCCCCAAGGGGGGCGGCAGCCTCAAGCCGTCGGCTGTGCAAGATGGACGGTAATCGTCGGGACGCCTGAGCCCGGCGTACTCTCTCGCGGAGAGTATTCATGAGCGAAACCATTTACGGCGACGGCGCGATCCGCCGTCAGGGCCTGTACGGCTCTTCCATTGAAAACACTTATGCCGGCGTGCTGTCCTTCATGCGCCGCAACTATAGCCGAGATCTGACCGGCGCCGACGTGGTGGTGTCCGGCATTCCGCTGGACCTGTCCACCACCTTCCGCTCCGGCGCGCGGCTGGGTCCGCAGGCGATCCGCGCCGCCAGCGTGCAGCTGGCCGAGTTGAGCCCCTTCCCCTGGGGCTTCAACCCCTTCGACGATCTGGCCGTGATCGACTACGGCGATTGCTGGTTCGACGCGCATAATCCGCTGACCATCAAGCCCTCCATCATCGAGCACGCGCGCACCATCCTGGCTTCCGGCGCCAAGATGCTGACCTTCGGCGGCGACCATTTCATCACCTACCCGCTGCTGATCGCGCACGCGGAGAAATACGGCAAGCCGCTGGCGCTGCTGCATTTCGACGCGCACTGCGACACCTGGCCGGACGATGAGCCGGACAGCCTGAACCACGGCACCATGTTCTACAAGGCGGTGAAGGATGGCCTGATCGATCCGAAGAAGTCGGTGCAAGTGGGCATCCGCACCTGGAACGACGACTTCATGGGCATGAATGTGCTGGACGCGCCCTGGGTGCACGACAACGGCGTGGACGCCACCATCGCGCGCATCAAGGAAGTGATCGGCGACAGCCCGGTCTACCTGACCTTCGACATCGACTGTCTGGACCCGGCCTTCGCGCCGGGCACCGGCACCCCGGTGCCGGGCGGCCTCAGCAGCGCTCAGGCTTTGAAGATCGTCCGCAATCTGGGCGATCTGAACATCGTCGGCATGGACGTGGTGGAAGTGGCGCCCGCGTACGACAATAGCGAGGTGACCGCCCTCGCCGCCGCGCATCTGGCCTGTGACATGCTGTGCCTGATGCGCAATAAGAAGCTGGCCGGCACGCTTTGAACCGTTGACGCATGCAAGAACGCCGCTCTCATCAAGCGGCGTTTTTATTTGCGCGGAACCAGGACCAGGCGCGCGCCGGCTGTGCCGCCGGCTCGCGCCGCAGCTCCATATAGCGTTCGCCGTCGCGCAGTTCGGCAAAGCCCAGCCGGCGGTAGAACGGGCGCGCGTCGCGGGACACCAGCAGAAAGCGCCGCAGCTGCTGCAGCTCGGGGTGGGCCAGCGCCGCCTCCATCAAGGCGCGGCCGACGCCGAGGCGACGTGCCTCGGCCAGCACGAACACATCGGACAAATAGGCGAAGCTGGCGTAGTCGGTGACGATGCGGGCAAAGCCCAGTTGCCGTTGTCCGCGGTAGGCGCCGAACACCAGCGAGTGCGCTATGGCCTTGTCCAGCTGCTCCGGCGTCAGGCCTTGCGCCCAGTGGGTTTGAGACAGGAAGCGCTGAATCATGTCGCGGTCCAGCCGGCCGCGCTCGCAGCTGATCTCCAGATGGGCCATGGCGGCTCCGTGCGATGACGACGCCGCCAGTATCCGCGCTCGGCATCACCGCGGGATGACGGGGAGATGGCGGTATCGTTGCAGCGCTGCTAGAGCGCCGGCCAGCGGACCGCCAAAAGCAGCAAGAGACCGATTTCGCACAGCTCAATGCCCGCGCCCAGGCAGTCCCCGGTCATGCCGCCCAGCTTGCGCAGCAGGAAGCGCCGCCAGGCCAGCGCCGCCAAAGGCGCCAGCAGCAATGCCGGGGCCAGCCAGGCCGACAGCGCCGCCAGCAGCGCCGCGTTGACCGCCAAGCTGGGGCCGTGCCGCCGCCAGGCGAAGCGTTCGCCGCTGCCGGGCGCGATCGCCGGCAGGCTGGCCGACCAGTACACCGCGAAACAGCGGCACCAGGCGGGGATCAGCAGCAGGCCCCAGGGCGGCGCCGGCTGTTTGGCCAGCAACATCAGCAAGACCAGCTTGGCGACGACGGCCAGGATCAGCGCCAGCGCGCCGAAGCTGCCGACGTGAGGATCTTTCAGCACCTCGAAGAAACGTTCGCGCGAACGGTGGGCGGCGCCCAGCGCATCGGCGAGATCGCCCAAGCCGTCCAGATGCAGGCCGCCGGTGACCCAGGTCCACATCAAGAGCGCCAGCAGCGCCGCCAGCCAAGGATCGCTCAAACGGCCCAGGGTCAGCGCCGCCAGCAATAGCGCGCCGACGATCAAGCCCACCGCGGCGAACCAGCGCGCGCTGTCGGCCAGCCACTCGGGCTTGAACTCGCGCAGCTGCGGCGTGGGCAGGCGGGTCAGGAACTGCAGCGCCAGAATCAGTCCGCGCACGGTGCTTCCAGCCGCATCAAATAGGCCGGGTGCCCGTCCAGGATGGATAATTGGGCAAAGCCGCCGCGCTGCACCGTCATCAGCTTGGCCACCGCAAAATCGGCGCCCAGCAACTCCGCCAGCAAGGTGGTGATGACGCCGCCGTGGGTGACCAGCACGCGGTGGCTGCCGCTGGCCGTGGTCATCCACTCGGACAGGCCGGCCAGCACTCGGGTGCGGAAGCCATCGTAAGCTTCGCCGCCCGGCGGCGTCAGCTCCCCGGTCGCCAGTTTGGCGCGCCAGTCCGGATAGCGCTGCGCCAGCACCTGCACGTCCATGCCGTCCCAGTCGCCAAAGTCCATTTCCGCGAAGCGCGGGTCCACTTTCAGCGTCAGCGAGCCGTGCAGAGCGTGCTGGACCGCGAACTCGCGGCAGCGCTGCAAGGGCGAGCTGGCCATCGCGGTGACCGGCGCCAGCGCGCAAATGCGCTGCCAGCTTTGCGCCATCTGAATGTGTCCGGTGGCGTTCAGCGGCAGATCGCAACTGCCGATCAAGCGGCCCTCATGATCGATTTCGCCGTGACGCAACAGGGTCAGGGTATAGGGGTTCATTCCGCTTTTCCGGTGATGCCCGCCTCGGCGAAGGTGGCCATCTCGTTGTGCAGGCGGATGGCCATTTGCAGCAAGGGCACGCACAAGGCGGCGCCGGATCCCTCGCCCAGATGCATGCCCAGGTCCAGCACCGGCTCCAGCTTCAGCGCGTGCAGCGCCAGCAGGTGCCCGGTTTCTTCCGAGCGGTGGCTGGCCAGCAGCCAATCTCCCACGCGCGGCTCCAGCGCCAGCGCGCAGAGCGCGGCGGCGCTGGAAATGAAGCCGTCCACCAGCGCCGGCGCGCCTTGCGCGGCGCTTTCCAGATAGAAGCCGGCCATGGCGGCGATTTCCAGGCCGCCCAGCTCGGCCAGGATGTCCAGCGCGGACAAATCGCGTCCGGCGACGCGGGCCAGCGCGGTGCGCACCACTTGGCGCTTGGTGTCCAGGCCGGCCTCGTCCAGGCCGGTGCCGCGGCCGACGATGCGTTCCGGCGGCAAGTCCGCCAGCCGGCAGATCAGCGCGGCGGACGCGGTGGTGTTGCCTATGCCCATGTCGCCGGCGATCAGCAAATTGGCGCCGCCGTCCAGCGCGCGGCGCGCGGCCAGGCGGCCCACTTCCAGCGCGGCCTCCGCCTGTGCCGGCGTCATTGCGGCCTCCCTGGCCAGATTGCCGGTGCCGGCCCGCACTTTGGCGTGGACGATGGGCAGCGCGGAGACGTCGCTGAGCACGCCGGCGTCCACCACCTCCAGCCTGGCGTCCAGGCTTTGCGCCAACACGCAGATGGCCGCGCCGCCATTGGCGAAATTGCGCACCATTTCGCCGGTCACCACCGAGGGATAGGCGGACACGCCTTCCGCCGTCACGCCGTGATCGCCGGCGAACACCGTGATCGCCGGCCGCAGCGCGTCCGGGCAGACCTTGCCCTGCCAGGCGGCGAAGCGGCAGGCCAGCTCTTCCAGCCTGCCCAGGCTGCCCGCCGGCTTGGTGAGTGTGGCCTGGCGGGCGCGGGCGGCCTGGTAGGCGGCGAAATCGGGTGAGCGAAAGGTATCGATGAATGTCATGAGATGGCCAACTCCAGCCTGGATGAGAGAGTGATTCAGCGGCGACTTTAAGCGATAGCCCGCCACCGGGGCAACCCGCAGCCGGTGGACGATTTGATCCTAACTAAACATATTTCTTTTGGCGCCATCCCGTCGGGATGCTCTCCGGTATAATCCGGAACCTAGCAGGTGTCCGCGGCTCAAGCGCCGCGGATGAAACGGGAAGCCGGTGCAAGACCGGCGCTGCCCCCGCAACGGTAAGGCCTGGCGTGTGAAGCTGTTCAACCGAGTCGCGCTCGACGCGCGAGACGTTGAACCTCAACGCCCAGGCGATGCAAGGGCCACTGTCCATCGGATGGGAAGGCGCATCGCCGCAAGGCCGAGCCCGGAGACCGGCCTGCTGGCATGCGCGATCATGGAAACCACACTCGCGCCCGCCCAATGGCCGCCCGGAAGGCGGCCGCACTGGAGTATCGCGGGGAGGCGATCCGACAGACGGCCCGGCGTCCTGCCGCGGCGTCCCCCTTTTCATGCCTTCTTCGCACTCTTCCTAACCATGCCGTCGCGGCGGCCAGATTCGATGTGGAGTGTGTTTCATGTTCAAACCCCAACAATGCGCCTTGCTGGTCTCGCTGGCCTGCGCCGGCCAGGCCTATGCCGCCAATGTGCCCGAGTTCGCCGGGGATCCGGTAGTGGTGACTGCTACGCGCCAGCCGCAGGAAATTTCCAAGACCTTGTCCGATGTGAGTGTGATTACGCGTGAGCAGATTGAGCAATCAGCGGCAACCAGCTTACCTCAGTTGCTGTCGCGTCAAGGTGGCCTGGAAATTGTCAGTACGGGAACGCGTGGTGCACCGTCCAGTATTTTCATGCGTGGAGCCAACGCCAATCAGACGGTGGTGTTAGTGGACGGCGTGCGTATCGTCTCGGCTACAACAGGCACCAGCGCAGTGGAGAACATTCCTCTCGAACAGATCGAGAGAGTGGAGATTTTGAGAGGGTCTGGTTCCAGTCTATATGGCGCGGATGCGATTGGTGGTGTGATCCAGATTTTTACTCGTGAAGGCAAAGGTAGTCCCAAGTTGAATGCCAGCTTTGGTGTGGGCGACCATGGCCTGATGAAGGCCGGGGCAGGGATCAGCGGTAAAGTTGAGAATACGGCGTTCAGCCTGAATTTGAACCATGAAATGAACGAAGGTATTTCCGCGACGAATCGGGACAGTTCAAACTACAATCCGGATCGAGATCCGTATCGCAACCTTTCATATAGCGCTAACGTTACCCAAACACTGTTGCCGGGGCATGAACTGACAGTGCGTGCTTTTCAAACCTTTAGCAAACTTGATTTCGACCAATCGTCTGTGGGCGAAGATTTGCAGAAAAACAGGCAAAACGGCTTTACGATTCAATCAAAAAACGCGTTGACTGATCATTGGTCCAGCACTTTGCGTTTCAGTCATACCGTTGATCGTCAAGAGACGTGGGTTGCCAGTGATATGGTTAACCGTAGCAGCTTGATAGAAACTCGTCAGAATGAATGGTTCTGGCAGAATGATATCAAGACAGGCATAGGCACTTTCTTGGCTGGCGCGGTGCATACTCAGCAGAATGTTGACGGTCAATCTACTTATTTGCCGAATGGGTACTCGGTGACTCAACGCACCAATAATGCCGGATTTGTAGGCTACTCCGGGGAGTTCGGCCATAATTTGGTGCAGGCAAACCTACGCAATGATAGGGACTCCCAGTTTGGAGGTAAGACGACAGGACAGCTGGCCTATGGTTATCGCTTCAGCGATGAGTTGACTGCGCGTGCCAGCTATGGAACGGCATACAAGGCGCCAACCTTCAATGACTTGTATTGGCCCAACTATGGCAACCCGTCATTGCAGCCTGAAACCTCGCGTAATATCGAGCTGGGCTTGAAGTGGCTTGGTAAAGGCCGCCGCTTGGAACTGTCCTGGTTTGATAATCGAATTGAAAACCTGATTGTTTATCAGAAAGACCACTCCCTCAATCGTGATGCCCATATTAGGGGCGTCACTTTGTCCGGCGCTGCTACATATGGTGCGTGGGATCTTAGCGGTTCGGCTACCTACCAGGATCCGATTGATGAGAGCAGCCATTTACAGTTGCAACGTCGTGCGCGTGCCTTTGCTCAACTGAGTGCCGCCTATGACTGGGGTAAGGCGATCACAGGGGTTGAATGGCAGGCTAGCGCCAAGCGTCCGGATGTTGACTACCGGCCTTATCCCAATGTTCCAGTCACGCTGGGCGGTTATTCATTGACCAATCTGTTCGCCAACTACCGTTTAGCCAAGGAATGGACGGCAATGATGCGTCTGACCAATGTCTTCGAGAAACGCTACACCACGGCTTATGGCTACAACACCAGTGGTTTAGGTGGTTATCTCGGCGTCACCTACCAGGCGCAGTAAAAGTGTAGAGGTGTAACCATGCTCCACCTGATCACCGGCGGCGCGCGCAGCGGCAAGAGCCGCTACGCCGAAACCCTGGCCTTGGCCCACCCGGGTCCGGTCTGCTATCTGGCGACGGCCGAGCTGCGCGGCGGCGACGCCGAGTTCGCCGCTCGCGTCGAACACCATCGTCGACGGCGTCCGGCGGCGTGGTCGCAAGCGGAGGCCGGCCGCGGCTTGGCCGCCGAGCTGCTGCGTCGCGACGCGGCGGGCGGCCTGCTTTTGGTCGACTGCCTGGGCATGTGGCTGATGCGCTTTTTCAACGAGGACGGCGGTTTCGACACCGCCGGTTTCGAACAGGAACGCGCCGCGCTGCTGGCGGCATTGGAACAGGCCCGAGGCGAGGTGCTGCTGGTCAGCAATGAAATCGGCTGGGGCGTGGTGTCGGCCAATGCCCAGACCCGATGCTTCGTCGACGAGCTGGGGCGGGTGAATCAAGCGGTGGCGGAGGTCTGCCAGCGGGTGACGCTGGTGGCCTGCGGCTTGCCGCTGGTGTTGAAAGGCGAGATATGAGACGGTTGCCGGTTCTGGCCTTGCTGCTGGGCGCGCTGCCGGCTTTGGCGGCGGTCAGCGCCCAGGACGGCGGTGGCCAGACCATCACGCTGGCGCAGCCGGCGCAAAGGATTCTGACCCTGGTGCCGCACGCCACGGAAATGCTGTACGCGGTGGGCGCCGGCGACAAGCTGGTGGCCACGGTGGAACATAGCGACCATCCGGACGCCGCCAAGCGTTTGCCGCGGGTGGGCAGCTTCACCGGCTTCAGCCTGGAGGCGGTGATGC
It contains:
- a CDS encoding YoaK family protein; translated protein: MSRRSNITRLLDRGRFNDRTLRHLGWSMAFIAGALNAGGFLAVHRYTSHMSGIVSGMADEFALGEVTLGLSLLVMLLCFIAGAMHSSWLILWARRQRLRGGYGVSMMEEAGLLLLFGLLGAALSLHKGFFTPLTVMLLCFIMGMHNTIVTKLSGGLLRSTHMTGIATDIGIELAKLSYYGRESMPKVKDVRANRVKLRTYLLILLSFFGGGVVGALGFKHMGYSFTLPLALLLFLLGLRPVWYDVRLRFRLWRIQLESH
- a CDS encoding type III pantothenate kinase — encoded protein: MKLLIDAGNSRVKWAVHDGRDWLVQGAVEHGDIASLAEVWRQWPITAAWGASVARAEAAQALEAATPCPLRWVRAEAGFGGVRNAYRNPAEQGADRWLAVLAARQLHRDDLIVACAGTALTVEALTAEGDYLGGLIVPGLKLMLSSLARNTANLDRSAGVVTPFPQGTEDALASGAVYALTGAVETQRRQLQAHTGRAPVRVLLTGGDAARLAPWLAGPVEIVDNLVLLGLLRVADEK
- a CDS encoding SPOR domain-containing protein, with protein sequence MKWFLALVVVLNLLVAMYGSFKQRPPADVRAQEVSPELVKLLPANWKPNASAPAASAPAAEPLRESSAPKADKPAAAKPKAQEASAPKTAAAKAEVAKTETAKPEPKAETAKPAEAVAACLQWGPLDDKLLARVKGGVPQLKLKAGQLSEASKEETAGGGRFWVYYPPLATQAETSTLSSELKGKGFDNYIVKNDDFKGHLSLGLFGKEDAAKGLAARLKAAGYDKALVQQKGQKASKTTLSFKTLDAQQADKLKGLQKRLTPGIGLKSCG
- the rfaE2 gene encoding D-glycero-beta-D-manno-heptose 1-phosphate adenylyltransferase, which codes for MSYPTPLFENKICTQEQLADKLAALPRPIVFTNGCFDILHRGHVTYLAQARALGASLVLGLNTDASVRRLGKGDDRPINHQDNRAAVLAALESVSLVICFDEDTPAQLIEQVRPDVLVKGGDWTPDKIVGSAETLARGGQVHSIPFLFDTSTTSTLNKIRGSEAGR
- a CDS encoding type IV pilin protein produces the protein MGYRSKAARRTHRGFTLIELIVVVAIIGILVSIALPSYTNYVQRTYRAEVQTELQAIAQAQEKYFTLNNAYASSLTALSYASSSISSQDNRYTITMGDLSASATLANGQGYTLQAAPAGGQVGESCGTLSLNSLGSKSAASGTVSNCWR
- the speB gene encoding agmatinase, yielding MSETIYGDGAIRRQGLYGSSIENTYAGVLSFMRRNYSRDLTGADVVVSGIPLDLSTTFRSGARLGPQAIRAASVQLAELSPFPWGFNPFDDLAVIDYGDCWFDAHNPLTIKPSIIEHARTILASGAKMLTFGGDHFITYPLLIAHAEKYGKPLALLHFDAHCDTWPDDEPDSLNHGTMFYKAVKDGLIDPKKSVQVGIRTWNDDFMGMNVLDAPWVHDNGVDATIARIKEVIGDSPVYLTFDIDCLDPAFAPGTGTPVPGGLSSAQALKIVRNLGDLNIVGMDVVEVAPAYDNSEVTALAAAHLACDMLCLMRNKKLAGTL
- the cobT gene encoding nicotinate-nucleotide--dimethylbenzimidazole phosphoribosyltransferase; the encoded protein is MTFIDTFRSPDFAAYQAARARQATLTKPAGSLGRLEELACRFAAWQGKVCPDALRPAITVFAGDHGVTAEGVSAYPSVVTGEMVRNFANGGAAICVLAQSLDARLEVVDAGVLSDVSALPIVHAKVRAGTGNLAREAAMTPAQAEAALEVGRLAARRALDGGANLLIAGDMGIGNTTASAALICRLADLPPERIVGRGTGLDEAGLDTKRQVVRTALARVAGRDLSALDILAELGGLEIAAMAGFYLESAAQGAPALVDGFISSAAALCALALEPRVGDWLLASHRSEETGHLLALHALKLEPVLDLGMHLGEGSGAALCVPLLQMAIRLHNEMATFAEAGITGKAE
- a CDS encoding biotin--[acetyl-CoA-carboxylase] ligase, which produces MSEHAFAVLRRLADGRFHSGEDIAGELGCSRTLVWQAVHAIQQDLGVTVFSVRGQGYRLEAPFEWLDVSAIRDGLSEAAADTFTLAVAERTDSTNSQLLARAASGGLHGLVLATELQTAGRGRLGRRWQARLGSGLTFSLLWRFDRGLSQLAGLSLAVGVALARTLRRLGAPVALKWPNDVLLNERKLAGILIELSGDALGPTAVVIGIGMNVGEPGEVDQPVACLAEAGVKLARSALLAELLNELHRVLSDFDRHGFVPLRQEWMSLSAHQDAPVCLSFSHGEPVQGVARGVAESGALLVDTADGVKTYHAGEVSLRKLA
- the cobS gene encoding adenosylcobinamide-GDP ribazoletransferase, with amino-acid sequence MRGLILALQFLTRLPTPQLREFKPEWLADSARWFAAVGLIVGALLLAALTLGRLSDPWLAALLALLMWTWVTGGLHLDGLGDLADALGAAHRSRERFFEVLKDPHVGSFGALALILAVVAKLVLLMLLAKQPAPPWGLLLIPAWCRCFAVYWSASLPAIAPGSGERFAWRRHGPSLAVNAALLAALSAWLAPALLLAPLAALAWRRFLLRKLGGMTGDCLGAGIELCEIGLLLLLAVRWPAL
- a CDS encoding histidine phosphatase family protein encodes the protein MNPYTLTLLRHGEIDHEGRLIGSCDLPLNATGHIQMAQSWQRICALAPVTAMASSPLQRCREFAVQHALHGSLTLKVDPRFAEMDFGDWDGMDVQVLAQRYPDWRAKLATGELTPPGGEAYDGFRTRVLAGLSEWMTTASGSHRVLVTHGGVITTLLAELLGADFAVAKLMTVQRGGFAQLSILDGHPAYLMRLEAPCAD
- a CDS encoding GNAT family N-acetyltransferase, which produces MAHLEISCERGRLDRDMIQRFLSQTHWAQGLTPEQLDKAIAHSLVFGAYRGQRQLGFARIVTDYASFAYLSDVFVLAEARRLGVGRALMEAALAHPELQQLRRFLLVSRDARPFYRRLGFAELRDGERYMELRREPAAQPARAWSWFRANKNAA